The Hydrogenobacter sp. genome contains a region encoding:
- the tuf gene encoding elongation factor Tu (EF-Tu; promotes GTP-dependent binding of aminoacyl-tRNA to the A-site of ribosomes during protein biosynthesis; when the tRNA anticodon matches the mRNA codon, GTP hydrolysis results; the inactive EF-Tu-GDP leaves the ribosome and release of GDP is promoted by elongation factor Ts; many prokaryotes have two copies of the gene encoding EF-Tu) encodes GDNVELEVELIQPVAMEEGLRFAIREGGRTVGAGVVTQILD; translated from the coding sequence AGGGGATAATGTGGAGCTTGAGGTAGAACTCATACAGCCTGTAGCGATGGAGGAAGGTCTCAGGTTTGCTATAAGGGAAGGAGGAAGGACTGTGGGAGCTGGAGTTGTTACTCAGATTCTTGATTGA